GCCATGACCGGAGCCCTGACGGGCGCCCTGCACGGTGGGGATCACTTTCCCAGACGCTGGTTCGACACCCTGGAAAACGGGCGCCATGGCCGGGACGAGATCATTCTGGCCGCCCGGCGGCTGGCGCTGGTGGCCGAGGCGATGATGGGCGGGAGATGAGGGGCTTTTTCATTGATTTTTACCGATAACTGCGTTAAGTTTCCCGTCTCATTTCAGCCTGGAAGGCGGTATCAGGATGACGAAAAAATCTTTGCCGGAGCTGCGCAAACAGATCGACTCCATAGACGACCAGATCCTGGATCTGCTCAACCGCCGGGCCGGGGTCGTAATAGAAGTGGGCAAGACCAAGACCGGTGAGAGCAAGGAATTCTACGTGCCGAGCCGGGAGATGGCCATCTATGAACGCCTGACCTCCAAAAATACCGGCCCGTTCCCGGCCGAAGCCGTGCGCCGCGTTTTCCGTGAAATCATCTCCGCCTCGCTCTCCCTCGAGCAGCCGATGAAGGTGGCGTTTCTCGGCCCCCAGGGGACCTTTACGCATGCCGCGGCCATGAAACAGTTCGGTTTCTCAGCCCAGCTCGTGCCGCAGAAAAGCATCCCTGCCGTCTTCGATGAGGTACAGCGGGGGAGGGCCCATTACGGGGTGGTGCCGGTGGAAAATTCCACCGAGGGGGCGGTCTCTCACACCCTGGATATGTTCATGGAGTCGGAGCAGAAGATAAATGCCGAAATCCTGCTGGAAATCTCTCACTTTCTGCTCTCCCGCACCGGCCGCTTCGAGGATATCCGAAAAGTGGTGTCCCACCCGCAGCCTCTGGCTCAGTGCCGCAAATGGCTGGAAGAAAATCTTCCAGACATCCCCCTCATCGATGTAGGGAGCACGGCCCTGGCCGCCCAGACGGCAGCCGAAGACGAATCGGCCGCCGCCATCGCGAGCGAAATGGCGGCTTCCCTCTACGGTCTGCAGATCGTCAAGGAGCGGATCGAGGACAATCCGAACAACTTCACCCGCTTTCTGGTCATCGGCAGAAAAACTCCCGAGCGCAGCGGCCGGGACAAGACGTCGGTGATG
The window above is part of the Desulfuromonas sp. TF genome. Proteins encoded here:
- the pheA gene encoding prephenate dehydratase; amino-acid sequence: MTKKSLPELRKQIDSIDDQILDLLNRRAGVVIEVGKTKTGESKEFYVPSREMAIYERLTSKNTGPFPAEAVRRVFREIISASLSLEQPMKVAFLGPQGTFTHAAAMKQFGFSAQLVPQKSIPAVFDEVQRGRAHYGVVPVENSTEGAVSHTLDMFMESEQKINAEILLEISHFLLSRTGRFEDIRKVVSHPQPLAQCRKWLEENLPDIPLIDVGSTALAAQTAAEDESAAAIASEMAASLYGLQIVKERIEDNPNNFTRFLVIGRKTPERSGRDKTSVMFSVKDEPGILYRMLEPFSKRGINLSKIESRPMKKKAWEYIFFLDMEGHIEEDSVRAAVDELKGYCQFIKVLGSYPRNR